The Coffea eugenioides isolate CCC68of chromosome 8, Ceug_1.0, whole genome shotgun sequence genome has a segment encoding these proteins:
- the LOC113779380 gene encoding endoglucanase 16: IAILTLPFFFIFLAFTISAVLFNNTYAQFNYRDALSKSIIFLEAQRSGKLPPNHRPSWRGDSALQDGKLANVDLVGGYYDAGDNVKYGLPMAFTITTLSWAAIFYQSDIQAAGELANVHSAIRWGTDYLLKASSRRDRLFVQVGDPVQDHQCWIRPENMKTPRNVLQIDQSDPGTEIAAETAAAMAAASVVFRYSDHAHSRRLLNKAKALFKFAKTYKGTYDGECPFYCSYSGYNDELLWAATWLYVATKRSIYLEYIQEEAITATVSEFSWDLKFAGAQVLLSQLYWEGHKDLKNFKQEADSYICSVLPDSPYHQVYFTPGGLIHLRDGANAQYVTGTAFLFSVYSDLLSMHKQQVTCGNKAFTSSQLMAFAKQQMDYLLGKNPKGRSYMVGFGNNPPRQAHHRGASVPRMSSSEVVSCPMTFVNWYNKNGPNPNELTGAIVGGPDRNDNFVDQRASSAMTEPTTYTNSLAIGVLAKLAKHHAVS; encoded by the exons ATTGCAATATTaactcttcctttcttctttatttttcttgcatttactatTTCTGCCGTCCTTTTCAATAACACGT ATGCACAATTTAATTATCGAGATGCACTCAGCAAGTCAATCATTTTTCTGGAGGCACAGAGATCAGGAAAGCTTCCTCCCAACCACAGGCCTTCTTGGAGAGGAGATTCTGCACTTCAAGATGGAAAACTTGCCAAC GTGGACCTCGTTGGAGGATACTATGATGCAGGGGACAACGTAAAATATGGCCTTCCAATGGCATTTACCATAACTACCTTATCCTGGGCTGCAATCTTCTACCAATCAGATATCCAAGCAGCTGGAGAATTGGCAAATGTTCATTCAGCCATTAGATGGGGCACTGATTACTTACTGAAAGCTAGTTCTAGGAGAGACAGATTGTTTGTGCAG GTAGGAGATCCAGTTCAAGATCATCAATGTTGGATACGGCCAGAAAATATGAAAACTCCAAGAAATGTATTGCAAATTGACCAAAGTGATCCGGGAACGGAAATTGCAGCAGAAACTGCAGCAGCAATGGCAGCCGCTTCTGTTGTCTTTAGATATTCTGATCATGCCCATTCTCGTCGCCTCCTTAATAAAGCCAAAGCG CTTTTTAAGTTTGCCAAGACTTACAAGGGCACATATGATGGAGAATGCCCCTTCTATTGCTCTTACTCGGGCTATAAC GATGAGTTGCTTTGGGCAGCTACATGGCTATACGTCGCAACCAAGAGATCTATTTATCTAGAATACATACAAGAAGAGGCCATCACTGCAACCGTTAGTGAATTTAGCTGGGACCTCAAATTTGCAGGCGCCCAAGTTCTCCTATCCCAA TTATACTGGGAAGGCCACAAAGATCTAAAGAACTTCAAGCAAGAGGCTGATAGTTATATTTGCTCAGTACTTCCTGATAGCCCCTATCACCAGGTTTACTTCACTCCAG GTGGTCTGATTCACCTGAGAGATGGAGCAAATGCACAATATGTAACTGGCACTGCTTTTCTGTTCAGTGTCTACAGTGATTTATTGTCCATGCACAAGCAACAAGTCACTTGCGGAAATAAAGCATTCACTTCTTCCCAGCTCATGGCTTTTGCTAAACAACAG ATGGATTATCTACTTGGGAAAAATCCCAAGGGAAGATCATACATGGTTGGGTTCGGTAACAATCCACCAAGACAAGCCCACCACAGGGGTGCATCTGTCCCAAGAATGTCTTCTAGTGAAGTTGTTAGCTGCCCAATGACCTTCGTCAACTGGTACAACAAAAATGGACCAAATCCTAATGAGCTGACTGGGGCTATTGTTGGGGGCCCTGATCGGAATGACAACTTTGTTGATCAACGTGCAAGCTCAGCCATGACAGAGCCCACAACATACACAAATTCTTTGGCCATTGGGGTCCTTGCAAAGCTGGCTAAGCACCATGCTGTTTCTTGA
- the LOC113779141 gene encoding fatty-acid-binding protein 2, with product MDPNGGSSNIFPMDPLVPHRFSTHFLSHIVSFVDNSRYLCVPGTLALQEAFNCFSKFAGAFFIWFASGSNSNINGKILGRHDGSNPINCKGDNQLKRIISQGQKFKGVLDNCICEGKSSIPFILDKISRFSMKQFYIEAEHLRSFPALSLAAALVPPLNNVYPDVLAVPLEAGDIATQRCLSQRPCEIEHQGCNDISFQSLSWTGHAVEPRTGIEFPTILDNSVAAEHNSSFTSEVLVGTGSRIMKIIRIKSLNVYAFGFYVHPFDICEKLGPKYGSLPVSELNKSCDFYEDLLREDINMTVRLVVSCNGIKINTVKDAFEKSLRARLLKTNPDTDFSCLQRFGSIFSNDIPLHAGTTINFRRTADGSFITEIGDNQLGAVQSKELCRAFFDMYIGDIPVCEQTKEQIGENVASIMRRC from the exons ATGGATCCCAATGGAGGTTCATCCAACATATTTCCAATGGATCCACTTGTACCACATAGATTCAGCACTCATTTTTTGTCGCACATTGTCTCATTTGTTGACAATTCCAGATACTTGTGTGTCCCTGGAACTTTGGCACTTCAAGAAGCTTTCAACTGTTTTTCAAAGTTTGCTGGGGCTTTCTTTATTTGGTTTGCTAGTGGTTCAAATTCCAATATAAATGGTAAGATATTGGGCAGACATGATGGTTCAAATCCTATTAATTGTAAGGGTGATAACCAACTAAAGCGTATAATATCACAAGGACAAAAGTTTAAAGGAGTTTTAGACAATTGTATATGTGAAGGGAAATCAAGCATCCCTTTCATCTTGGACAAGATTTCAAGGTTCTCTATGAAGCAATTTTACATTGAAGCTGAACACCTCCGTTCATTTCCTGCGCTGTCATTAGCTGCTGCTCTGGTACCTCCATTAAACAATGT CTATCCAGATGTACTGGCCGTTCCTTTGGAGGCTGGTGACATTGCAACACAGAGATGCTTGAGTCAGAGGCCTTGTGAGATTGAGCATCAAGGGTGCAACGATATTTCTTTTCAGAGTTTGAGCTGGACTGGACATGCTGTAGAGCCTAGAACAGGCATTGAGTTCCCTACCATCTTGGATAACAGTGTAGCTGCAGAGCATAATTCGAGTTTCACATCAGAG GTACTTGTCGGCACTGGATCAAGAATAATGAAGATAATCAGAATCAAATCTCTTAATGTCTATGCATTTGGTTTTT ATGTTCATCCTTTTGATATCTGTGAGAAGCTGGGTCCAAAGTATGGTTCTCTTCCAGTTAGTGAGCTGAACAAGTCTTGTGATTTTTATGAAGACCTCCTCAG GGAAGACATTAATATGACTGTCAGGCTTGTGGTTAGCTGCAATGGGATCAAAATTAATACTGTTAAGGA TGCTTTTGAGAAATCTCTTCGAGCCCGATTATTGAAG accAATCCTGACACTGATTTCAGCTGCCTACAAAGATTTGGTTCTATCTTTTCAAATGACATTCCTTTGCATGCT GGAACCACGATCAATTTTCGTCGTACGGCCGATGGATCTTTTATTACTGAAA TTGGGGATAATCAGCTTGGAGCGGTACAAAGCAAGGAATTATGTA GGGCTTTCTTTGACATGTATATAGGTGATATTCCTGTCTGTGAACAAACGAAGGAACAGATTGGGGAGAATGTGGCGAGTATAATGCGGAGATGCTGA
- the LOC113779480 gene encoding uncharacterized protein LOC113779480: MVLGEKGSLSLMNKGGVKSSAYVHGMSCISTIDSPEICNEDGRCLVEEKVVGKETKREDFEAMKTCCSSSSTSSIGKNSDVSGRSVENPGDSAEVQSSYKGPLDAMEALEEVLPIRRGISSFYNGKSKSFASLADAASSTSSIKDIGKPENAYIRKRRNQLACSLAWDSNKSRSSPLRSNSGGVSKRVINSGRTSLALAVTMSSSGIYHAKNENASPGPKDMISASPPSLLGACHHSQFRDYHLHNGSSLAAPPPRQNFSAWRSLSLADLQQCVSITAACTSSSTSRLDIKPSKT; this comes from the exons ATGGTTCTAGGGGAAAAAGGGTCCTTAAGTTTGATGAATAAAGGTGGGGTAAAGAGTTCTGCATACGTGCATGGGATGTCATGCATATCCACGATCGATTCCCCGGAGATTTGCAATGAAGACGGGAGATGTTTGGTTGAAGAGAAAGTGGTGGGAAAGGAGACCAAAAGAGAAGATTTTGAGGCAATGAAAACATGCTGCAGCAGTTCCTCAACATCATCCATTGGAAAGAACAGTGATGTTTCCGGCAGGTCAGTTGAGAATCCCGGGGACTCTGCTGAGGTGCAAAGCTCCTATAAAGGCCCCTTAGATGCAATGGAAGCTTTGGAAGAGGTTTTACCCATAAG AAGAGGCATTTCAAGCTTCTACAATGGCAAGTCGAAGTCATTTGCAAGTCTAGCTGATGCTGCTTCTTCAACCTCCTCCATCAAAGACATCGGGAAGCCGGAAAATGCCTACATTAGGAAGCGAAGAAACCAGCTTGCCTGCAGTCTTGCCTGGGACAGCAACAAGAGCAGAAGTTCCCCACTTAGAAGCAACAGTGGTGGAGTGTCAAAAAGAGTAATCAACTCAGGTCGTACCAGTTTGGCTCTTGCAGTCACAATGAGCAGTTCTGGAATCTACCACGCTAAGAATGAAAATGCGAGTCCTGGGCCGAAAGATATGATATCGGCTTCTCCACCTTCCCTTCTTGGAGCTTGTCACCATTCGCAATTCAGAGACTACCACCTGCATAACGGATCATCCTTGGCGGCGCCGCCTCCACGGCAGAACTTCTCTGCCTGGAGATCACTCTCCTTGGCTGATTTACAGCAATGTGTTTCCATTACAGCTGCCTGTACATCTTCTAGTACAAGTCGGTTAGATATAAAGCCCTCTAAGACATAG